One Vicingaceae bacterium genomic region harbors:
- a CDS encoding dCMP deaminase, with the protein MDKEKQLKYDKAYLRMALEWAKLSYCKRKQVGALIVKNNTIIADGYNGTPSGFENKCEDDDGLTYWYVLHAEANAIMKVARSTLNSDGATLYITLSPCRECSKLILQAGIKRVVYIFDYKDTGGLDFLRSAGIEVNQITDL; encoded by the coding sequence ATGGATAAAGAAAAACAACTAAAATACGACAAAGCTTATCTTCGGATGGCTCTCGAATGGGCCAAATTGTCTTATTGCAAGCGTAAACAGGTTGGAGCTTTGATTGTGAAAAACAATACCATCATAGCCGATGGTTACAATGGCACCCCATCAGGATTTGAGAATAAATGTGAGGATGACGATGGATTGACTTATTGGTATGTATTGCATGCTGAAGCCAATGCCATAATGAAAGTGGCCCGATCGACTCTTAATTCCGATGGAGCAACTTTGTATATTACTTTATCTCCTTGTCGTGAATGCAGTAAATTGATATTACAAGCAGGCATAAAAAGAGTGGTTTACATTTTTGATTATAAAGATACCGGCGGCTTGGATTTTTTGAGATCGGCAGGCATTGAAGTGAATCAAATCACTGATTTGTAA
- the yqiW gene encoding hypothetical protein yields MYPEELVAPMRKELTDYGFIELTTPQQVDEIMKNTQGTLLIVVNSVCGCAAGSARPGVLLSLKANKKPDVLATVFAGVDKEATQRAREYMLPFPPSSPSVALFKDGKLVHFLERHHIEGHSPEAIAANLMSAYEEFC; encoded by the coding sequence ATGTATCCTGAAGAATTAGTTGCTCCCATGCGAAAAGAATTAACCGATTATGGATTTATTGAATTGACTACTCCGCAGCAAGTTGATGAGATAATGAAAAATACTCAGGGAACACTTTTAATAGTGGTCAACTCTGTGTGTGGCTGTGCTGCCGGATCGGCAAGACCCGGTGTGTTGCTCTCGCTGAAAGCTAACAAAAAACCCGATGTATTGGCCACCGTATTTGCCGGAGTGGATAAAGAAGCCACTCAGCGTGCAAGAGAATATATGTTGCCTTTTCCACCGTCTTCCCCTTCAGTAGCTTTGTTTAAAGATGGCAAATTGGTTCACTTTTTGGAAAGACATCATATCGAAGGACACTCTCCTGAGGCCATTGCAGCAAATTTAATGAGCGCTTACGAAGAGTTTTGTTAA
- the sucB gene encoding dihydrolipoyllysine-residue succinyltransferase component of 2-oxoglutarate dehydrogenase complex, with product MKVPSPGESVTEVQIANWLVKNGDIVEKDQVIAEIDSDKATLELAAEESGKIEILVQEGEVVKVGDVVCKIDTSFSPESSSTTSVSKTSSKPESKKQPEESQTITQQQSAQTEIKQKPVAKSTPLAEKMMLENKIDPSKVKGSGPNGKILKHDVIKYLSGGIDASNITQWGGSRETRREKMSMLRKKISERLVSVKNETAMLTTFNEVDMSAVIALRNKYKEAFKEKHGIGLGFMSLFTKAVCEALKMFPAVNAYIDGDEIVYHEYCDIGIAVSTPKGLMVPVIRNAEVKSLAEIEKEIKNLATKAREGKISIEEMTGGTFTITNGGVFGSMLSTPIINPPQSAILGMHNIVDRPVAVNGKVEIRPVMYVALSYDHRIIDGRESVSFLYKVKEMIENPVKMIFSGKEPEEILLNL from the coding sequence ATGAAAGTTCCCTCACCGGGAGAAAGTGTAACAGAAGTGCAAATAGCCAACTGGCTTGTAAAAAATGGCGATATTGTAGAAAAAGATCAGGTTATTGCCGAGATAGATTCTGATAAAGCCACGTTGGAACTGGCTGCGGAGGAGTCAGGTAAAATTGAAATTTTGGTACAAGAAGGAGAGGTTGTAAAAGTAGGTGATGTAGTTTGCAAAATTGACACCTCCTTCAGTCCGGAAAGTTCTTCCACAACATCCGTAAGTAAAACTTCATCAAAACCTGAGTCCAAAAAACAACCTGAAGAATCTCAAACTATTACCCAACAACAATCTGCTCAAACAGAAATAAAACAAAAGCCTGTGGCAAAATCCACCCCGCTTGCAGAAAAAATGATGCTAGAAAATAAGATTGATCCTTCAAAAGTAAAGGGATCAGGCCCCAACGGAAAAATATTAAAACATGATGTCATAAAATATCTAAGCGGGGGTATTGATGCAAGCAACATAACTCAATGGGGAGGCAGCCGTGAAACAAGAAGGGAAAAAATGTCGATGCTCCGCAAAAAAATATCGGAGCGGTTGGTGTCTGTTAAAAATGAAACGGCGATGCTGACTACCTTTAACGAGGTCGACATGAGCGCCGTCATTGCATTAAGAAATAAATACAAAGAAGCTTTCAAAGAAAAACATGGTATAGGTCTTGGCTTTATGTCTCTTTTTACTAAAGCCGTTTGCGAGGCCTTGAAAATGTTTCCGGCTGTAAATGCCTATATTGATGGAGATGAAATTGTATATCATGAATATTGCGATATTGGTATAGCGGTCTCAACCCCCAAGGGATTGATGGTGCCCGTTATACGCAATGCTGAAGTGAAATCATTGGCAGAAATTGAAAAAGAGATAAAAAACTTGGCCACAAAAGCCAGAGAAGGTAAAATATCGATTGAAGAAATGACCGGCGGTACGTTTACCATCACCAATGGCGGTGTATTCGGATCGATGTTGAGTACTCCGATCATCAATCCCCCTCAAAGCGCCATTCTCGGCATGCACAATATTGTGGACCGTCCTGTGGCAGTGAATGGTAAAGTAGAAATCAGACCGGTGATGTATGTGGCATTGTCGTATGATCACAGAATAATTGACGGACGCGAAAGTGTAAGCTTTTTATATAAAGTTAAAGAAATGATTGAAAACCCTGTAAAAATGATTTTCAGCGGAAAAGAACCTGAAGAAATTTTGTTAAACCTTTAA
- the sucA gene encoding 2-oxoglutarate dehydrogenase subunit E1 has protein sequence MDKFSFISHADPATIESMYRSYKENPENVEESWRDFFLGFDFALQNFQKKPGDIVPDNFAKEVKVLALINAYRDRGHLFTKTNPVRERRKYRPTLDIENFGLTREDLNEEFQAGEEIGLGKTTLAKIIERLQEIYCDAIGIDIDYIRHPEKIQWLREKIERTPKRKFTVEEKKHILKKLDQATVFEEFLHKKFVGQKRFSLQGSESLIPALDFIIEEAALLGIKEFVFGMAHRGRLNVLANIFGKTYKDIFAEFEGKEYEDRSGFDGDVKYHLGYSCEVETDHKKKIKMTMMPNPSHLEAVDPVALGLVRSKIDHNIKNEKEILPILIHGDAAIAGQGIVYEVIQMAQLRGYKVGGTLHIVVNNQVGFTTNYLDGRSSTYCTDVAKVTASPVFHVNADNVEAVLHACELALQYRETFGGDVFIDLLGYRKYGHNEGDEPRFTQPLLYKIIAKHPPTREIYLKSLLEENVITKEEAKKMEEEFQNLLQERLNESKQITRSKITSFLEKEWQHIETEQSEKDLIKSPETGVSKQKIRELAKKIFTLPQDKKFFNKIVRLMNERHDMVMKDEKVDWGVAETLAYATLLSEGHPVRISGQDVERGTFSHRHAVIKIEDSEEEYIPLRNISDNQAPFYIYNSLLSEYAVLGFEYGYAFGVPDGLTVWEAQFGDFYNGAQIVVDQFISSAEDKWNVKNGVVMYLPHGFEGQGAEHSSARIERFLQLCAENNMIVCNPTTPANFFHLLRRHLKWSYRKPMVIFTPKSLLRHPLCVSTIDELEKSRFQPVLDDPDHKDKVETLVLCSGKIYYELIEKRKEYGVNDVAIVRIEQLYPFPEEQVNAMLDKYKDAGRKLWVQEEPQNMGPWWYICSKLGYDRLKLVSIPESASPSTGSYKLHQKRMQDLFDKVFEKQKITKQQL, from the coding sequence ATGGATAAATTTTCTTTCATCAGCCATGCCGACCCGGCTACAATAGAATCAATGTATCGTTCATACAAAGAAAATCCCGAAAATGTTGAGGAATCTTGGAGGGATTTTTTTCTTGGATTTGATTTTGCATTACAAAATTTTCAAAAAAAGCCCGGGGATATTGTTCCGGATAATTTTGCAAAAGAAGTAAAGGTATTGGCCTTGATCAATGCATACCGCGACCGGGGACATTTATTTACTAAAACCAATCCGGTCAGGGAAAGACGCAAATACCGCCCTACATTGGACATTGAAAATTTCGGATTGACAAGAGAAGACCTTAATGAAGAATTTCAAGCCGGCGAAGAGATAGGTTTGGGTAAAACCACTTTAGCCAAGATTATTGAGAGATTACAAGAGATATATTGTGATGCCATTGGAATAGACATTGACTATATACGCCATCCCGAAAAAATTCAATGGTTAAGGGAAAAAATTGAAAGAACTCCCAAACGCAAATTTACTGTCGAAGAGAAAAAGCATATTTTGAAAAAACTCGATCAGGCAACTGTATTTGAGGAGTTTTTACATAAAAAATTTGTAGGTCAAAAAAGGTTCTCTTTACAAGGTAGCGAATCTCTAATTCCCGCCCTGGATTTTATAATTGAAGAAGCGGCATTGTTGGGAATCAAAGAATTTGTTTTTGGAATGGCCCATAGGGGACGATTAAATGTATTGGCCAATATCTTTGGAAAAACCTACAAAGATATTTTTGCCGAGTTTGAAGGAAAAGAATATGAAGACAGGTCAGGGTTTGATGGCGATGTAAAATATCACTTGGGGTATTCATGTGAAGTTGAAACCGACCACAAGAAAAAAATAAAAATGACCATGATGCCCAACCCTTCACATCTTGAAGCAGTTGATCCTGTGGCTTTAGGGTTGGTAAGATCTAAAATCGACCACAATATTAAAAATGAGAAAGAAATTTTACCCATTTTGATACATGGTGATGCTGCCATTGCCGGGCAAGGCATTGTTTATGAGGTTATTCAAATGGCCCAATTGAGAGGCTACAAAGTGGGAGGTACCCTGCATATTGTCGTGAACAACCAGGTAGGATTTACAACCAATTATCTTGACGGCAGGTCCAGTACGTATTGTACTGACGTGGCAAAAGTTACGGCCTCTCCGGTTTTTCATGTGAATGCCGATAATGTAGAAGCTGTGTTGCATGCTTGTGAGCTTGCTTTGCAATACAGAGAGACATTTGGAGGTGATGTGTTTATCGATTTGTTGGGATACCGCAAATACGGACATAATGAAGGGGATGAACCACGTTTTACTCAACCTTTATTGTATAAGATTATTGCCAAACATCCACCTACCCGTGAGATTTATTTAAAATCTCTTTTGGAAGAAAACGTGATTACTAAAGAAGAAGCAAAGAAAATGGAGGAAGAGTTTCAAAATCTCCTCCAAGAACGCCTCAACGAGTCCAAGCAGATAACCCGTTCGAAAATAACATCATTTTTGGAAAAAGAATGGCAACACATCGAAACAGAGCAGTCCGAGAAAGATTTAATTAAGTCGCCGGAAACCGGAGTAAGTAAGCAAAAAATACGGGAGTTGGCAAAAAAAATTTTTACACTACCACAGGACAAGAAGTTTTTCAACAAAATAGTCCGTTTGATGAACGAACGACATGACATGGTGATGAAAGATGAAAAAGTTGACTGGGGAGTGGCCGAAACATTGGCCTACGCAACTTTGTTGTCCGAAGGGCATCCGGTGAGAATATCGGGGCAAGATGTCGAAAGAGGTACGTTTTCTCATCGCCATGCAGTGATTAAAATTGAAGATTCGGAAGAGGAATATATTCCTTTGAGAAATATCAGTGATAATCAGGCGCCTTTTTATATTTACAATTCTTTACTGTCTGAATATGCAGTATTGGGATTTGAGTATGGATATGCCTTTGGTGTGCCGGATGGGTTGACAGTATGGGAAGCTCAGTTTGGAGATTTTTACAATGGCGCTCAAATAGTCGTTGATCAATTTATCAGTTCGGCTGAAGACAAATGGAATGTAAAAAATGGTGTTGTCATGTATTTACCTCATGGTTTTGAAGGGCAAGGCGCCGAACATTCCAGTGCCCGCATCGAAAGATTCTTGCAATTATGTGCCGAGAATAACATGATCGTGTGCAATCCGACCACACCGGCAAATTTTTTCCATCTTTTACGCCGTCATCTAAAATGGTCTTACAGAAAACCAATGGTGATTTTCACACCTAAAAGTTTATTGCGACATCCTTTGTGTGTCTCAACCATTGATGAATTGGAAAAATCAAGATTCCAACCTGTGTTGGATGATCCCGATCATAAAGACAAAGTCGAAACATTGGTCTTGTGTTCCGGCAAGATTTACTATGAACTTATTGAGAAACGCAAAGAATATGGCGTAAACGATGTTGCCATTGTGAGAATTGAGCAACTTTATCCGTTCCCGGAAGAGCAGGTCAATGCAATGTTGGATAAATATAAAGATGCCGGCAGAAAGTTATGGGTTCAGGAAGAACCTCAAAATATGGGTCCTTGGTGGTATATTTGTTCAAAATTAGGATACGATCGGTTGAAATTGGTATCTATCCCCGAAAGCGCCAGCCCCTCTACCGGATCCTATAAATTGCATCAAAAACGTATGCAAGATTTGTTTGATAAAGTTTTTGAAAAACAAAAGATAACCAAACAACAGTTATAG